A window of Amycolatopsis australiensis contains these coding sequences:
- the mmsA gene encoding multiple monosaccharide ABC transporter ATP-binding protein, producing the protein MTELLGMRGITKTFPGVKALSDVTLSVRRGEIHAICGENGAGKSTLMKVLSGVYPHGSYDGEITFDGQRCEFGSVRDSERRGIVIIHQELALCGQLSIAENIFLGNERAKRGWIDWNRTNHEAGALLKRVGLAENPTRAVQELGVGKQQLVEIAKALSKDVRLLILDEPTAALNDDDSAHLLDLLRGLRDEGVTCVIISHKLGEVTAIADTVTILRDGRTIETLDAAGLTEERIITGMVGRDLEHRFPPREPDIGEEVLRIEDWTVHSPTQAGRVVVDRASLSLRRGEIVGLAGLMGAGRTELAMSVFGRSWGKDISGRILKHGKEIEVRTVQDAVRHGIAYATEDRKRYGLNLIEDIQRNVSAAGLGKLARRGWVNEHAEHDTANRYRRDLRIKAPSVQSVTGKLSGGNQQKVVLAKWIFTDPDVLILDEPTRGIDVGAKFEIYTIINSLAAQGKAVLVISSELPELLGLCDRIYALSAGRITGEAKREEATQELLMQYMTKERE; encoded by the coding sequence ATGACCGAACTGCTCGGCATGCGCGGGATCACCAAGACCTTCCCCGGGGTCAAGGCGCTGTCGGACGTCACCCTTTCCGTGCGCCGCGGGGAAATCCACGCGATCTGCGGGGAGAACGGCGCCGGGAAGTCCACCCTGATGAAGGTGCTCTCGGGCGTCTACCCGCACGGGAGCTACGACGGCGAGATCACCTTCGACGGGCAGCGGTGCGAGTTCGGGTCGGTGCGCGACAGCGAACGGCGCGGGATCGTGATCATCCACCAGGAGCTCGCGCTGTGCGGCCAGTTGTCGATCGCGGAGAACATCTTCCTCGGCAACGAACGCGCCAAGCGCGGCTGGATCGACTGGAACCGCACCAACCACGAGGCCGGCGCGCTGCTCAAGCGCGTCGGTCTCGCCGAAAACCCCACCCGGGCGGTGCAGGAACTCGGTGTCGGCAAGCAGCAGCTCGTCGAGATCGCCAAGGCGCTGTCGAAGGACGTCCGGCTGCTCATCCTCGACGAGCCGACCGCGGCGCTCAACGACGACGACTCGGCCCACCTGCTCGACCTGCTGCGCGGGCTGCGGGACGAGGGCGTCACGTGCGTGATCATCTCGCACAAGCTCGGCGAGGTGACGGCGATCGCCGACACCGTCACGATCCTGCGTGACGGCAGGACGATCGAAACGCTCGACGCCGCGGGGCTGACGGAAGAGCGGATCATCACCGGCATGGTCGGCCGCGACCTCGAGCACCGGTTCCCGCCCCGGGAGCCGGACATCGGCGAAGAGGTGCTGCGGATCGAGGACTGGACGGTGCACAGCCCGACCCAGGCCGGGCGGGTCGTCGTCGACCGCGCGTCGCTTTCGCTGCGGCGCGGGGAGATCGTCGGGCTGGCCGGGCTGATGGGCGCGGGCCGCACCGAGCTGGCGATGAGCGTGTTCGGCCGGTCGTGGGGCAAGGACATCTCCGGCCGGATCCTCAAGCACGGCAAGGAGATCGAGGTCCGGACGGTGCAGGACGCCGTCCGGCACGGCATCGCCTACGCCACCGAGGACCGCAAGCGCTACGGGCTCAACCTGATCGAGGACATCCAGCGCAACGTGTCCGCGGCCGGGCTGGGCAAGCTGGCCAGGCGCGGCTGGGTCAACGAGCACGCCGAGCACGACACGGCCAACCGCTACCGCCGTGACCTGCGGATCAAGGCGCCGAGTGTGCAGAGCGTGACCGGGAAGCTCTCCGGTGGCAACCAGCAGAAGGTCGTGCTGGCCAAGTGGATCTTCACCGACCCGGACGTGCTGATCCTCGACGAGCCGACCCGCGGCATCGACGTGGGCGCGAAGTTCGAGATCTACACGATCATCAACTCGCTCGCGGCACAGGGGAAGGCCGTCCTGGTCATCTCCTCCGAGCTGCCGGAGCTGCTCGGGCTGTGCGACCGGATCTACGCGCTGTCGGCGGGGCGGATCACCGGTGAGGCCAAGCGCGAAGAAGCCACCCAGGAACTGCTGATGCAGTACATGACGAAGGAACGGGAATGA
- a CDS encoding L-ribulose-5-phosphate 4-epimerase — MSLTGEVQDTIAELRETVANLHGELTRNALVIWTAGNVSARVPGRDLMVIKPSGVSYDDLSADTMVVTDLHGELVHGDLAPSSDTAAHAYVYRHMPEIGGVVHTHSTYATAWAARGEPIPCVLTMIADEFGGEIPVGPFALIGDDSIGRGIVETLRSSRSPAVLMRNHGPFTVGRTARDAVKAAVMVEDVARTVHKAFELGTPEPLPPEDVDRLHARYQNVYGQH, encoded by the coding sequence ATGTCCCTCACCGGTGAAGTGCAGGACACGATCGCCGAGCTGCGCGAGACCGTGGCGAACCTGCACGGCGAGCTGACCCGCAACGCGCTGGTCATCTGGACCGCGGGCAACGTCTCCGCGCGCGTCCCCGGCCGTGACCTCATGGTCATCAAGCCCTCGGGCGTGTCCTACGACGACCTGTCCGCCGACACGATGGTCGTCACCGACCTGCACGGCGAGCTCGTGCACGGCGACCTCGCGCCGTCGTCCGACACCGCCGCGCACGCCTACGTCTACCGGCACATGCCGGAGATCGGCGGCGTCGTGCACACCCACTCGACCTACGCCACGGCGTGGGCCGCCCGCGGCGAGCCGATCCCGTGCGTGCTCACGATGATCGCCGACGAGTTCGGCGGCGAGATCCCGGTCGGGCCGTTCGCCCTCATCGGCGACGACTCCATCGGCCGCGGCATCGTCGAGACGCTGCGCTCGAGCCGCTCGCCGGCGGTGCTGATGCGCAACCACGGCCCGTTCACCGTCGGGCGCACCGCGCGCGACGCGGTCAAGGCCGCGGTGATGGTCGAGGACGTGGCCCGCACCGTGCACAAGGCCTTCGAGCTCGGCACGCCCGAACCCCTCCCACCCGAGGACGTCGACCGGCTCCACGCCCGGTACCAGAACGTCTACGGCCAGCACTGA
- the araA gene encoding L-arabinose isomerase: MTRASKPQLWFLTGSQALYGEETLEQVAGQSLRIQQLLAASGGLPAEIVGKPVLTEATSIRRVLQEANADAACVGVIAWMHTFSPAKMWITGLDALRKPLLHLHTQLNEALPWSTIDMDFMNLNQAAHGDREFGFVQTRLGVPRKTVAGHVSDPAVVARIDAWARAAIGADHLRNLRLARFGDNMRDVAVTEGDKVEAELRFGVSVNTYGVNDLVDQVEEISEVDSLVAQYAEDYDVVPELAAGGARHESLRYAARIEAGLRKFLTDGGFGAFTTNFEDLGGLRQLPGLAVQRLMADGYGFGGEGDWKTSALLAAVKAMSVGRDRGTSFMEDYTYHFGPGTPKILGAHMLEVCPSIAAAKPSCEIHALGIGNREDPVRLVFDAAPGPGVVLGLVDLGDRFRLVANEIEVVTPDEPLPNLPVARAVWQPAPSLPTSAESWITAGGPHHTVLTQAVSTETLRDFANLLGVELLVIDADTTPHGFADRIRWNQAYYRLAQGF; the protein is encoded by the coding sequence ATGACCCGCGCGTCGAAACCCCAGCTCTGGTTCCTCACCGGCAGCCAGGCCCTCTACGGCGAGGAGACCCTCGAGCAGGTCGCCGGCCAGTCCCTGCGGATCCAGCAGCTCCTGGCCGCCTCGGGCGGGCTCCCGGCCGAGATCGTCGGCAAGCCGGTGCTGACCGAAGCCACCTCGATCCGCCGCGTGCTGCAGGAGGCCAACGCCGACGCCGCGTGTGTCGGCGTGATCGCCTGGATGCACACGTTCTCGCCGGCGAAGATGTGGATCACCGGGCTGGACGCGCTGCGCAAGCCGCTGCTGCACCTGCACACCCAGCTCAACGAAGCCCTGCCGTGGTCCACCATCGACATGGACTTCATGAACCTCAACCAGGCCGCGCACGGCGACCGCGAGTTCGGGTTCGTGCAGACCCGCCTTGGCGTGCCGCGCAAGACCGTCGCCGGGCACGTGTCCGACCCGGCCGTCGTCGCGCGCATCGACGCGTGGGCGCGCGCGGCGATCGGCGCCGACCACCTGCGCAACCTGCGGCTGGCCCGGTTCGGCGACAACATGCGCGACGTCGCGGTCACCGAAGGCGACAAGGTCGAGGCCGAACTGCGGTTCGGTGTCTCGGTCAACACCTACGGCGTCAACGACCTGGTCGACCAAGTCGAAGAGATTTCCGAGGTGGACTCGCTCGTCGCCCAGTACGCGGAGGACTACGACGTAGTCCCGGAACTGGCGGCCGGGGGAGCGCGGCACGAGTCCCTGCGGTACGCGGCCCGCATCGAAGCGGGCCTGCGGAAGTTCCTCACCGACGGCGGCTTCGGCGCCTTCACCACGAACTTCGAGGACCTCGGCGGCCTCCGCCAGCTGCCCGGCCTCGCGGTGCAGCGGCTGATGGCCGACGGTTACGGCTTCGGCGGCGAGGGTGACTGGAAGACCTCGGCGCTGCTGGCCGCGGTCAAGGCGATGAGCGTGGGCCGCGACCGCGGCACGTCCTTCATGGAGGACTACACCTACCACTTCGGACCCGGCACGCCGAAGATCCTGGGCGCGCACATGCTGGAGGTCTGCCCGAGCATCGCGGCGGCGAAGCCGTCCTGCGAGATCCACGCGCTGGGCATCGGCAACCGCGAGGACCCGGTCCGGCTCGTGTTCGACGCCGCGCCCGGGCCCGGCGTCGTCCTCGGCCTGGTCGACCTCGGCGACCGGTTCCGGCTGGTGGCCAACGAGATCGAGGTCGTCACGCCGGACGAGCCGCTGCCGAACCTGCCGGTCGCGCGTGCGGTGTGGCAGCCGGCGCCGTCGCTGCCGACGTCCGCGGAGTCCTGGATCACCGCGGGCGGCCCGCACCACACAGTGCTCACCCAGGCCGTGAGCACGGAGACGCTTCGCGACTTCGCGAACCTGCTCGGTGTCGAGCTGCTGGTGATCGACGCCGACACGACCCCGCACGGCTTCGCCGACCGCATCCGCTGGAACCAGGCGTACTACCGGCTCGCCCAGGGCTTCTGA
- the mmsB gene encoding multiple monosaccharide ABC transporter permease yields MTTTEARPAVPPVERSKRRISINPRQSGIYVAFALIVVLFEVLTGGALLEPQNISNIIVQNSYVLILAIGMILVIISGHIDLSAGSVVAMTGAVSAVLMVNSHMPWFWAVLITLVVGAAIGAWQGYWVAYFGIPAFIVTLAGMLAFRALTLSVLGNQGIGPFPDAIRTLSNGFTDGYLGNIGLGPLGGADLVSLLAGVAAVAGIVFTQWRKRMGRLGYGQDVDPFGVFVLKLAGIAVLVLALVVQLARFKNLPWVLILLAALVLGYSLVAGKSVFGRHIYAVGGNLQAATLSGVKVKQVTFWIFVNMGVLAALAGIIFAGRLNQAGPTAGVNFELDAIAAAFIGGAAVQGGVGKVVGAITGGLIMAVINNGMSLIGAPSERVMLVKGVVLLAAVAYDIWTKRRAAS; encoded by the coding sequence ATGACCACGACCGAAGCGCGGCCCGCCGTGCCCCCGGTTGAGCGCTCCAAGCGGCGGATCTCGATCAACCCGCGCCAGAGCGGCATCTACGTCGCGTTCGCGCTGATCGTGGTGCTGTTCGAGGTGCTCACCGGTGGCGCGCTGCTGGAACCGCAGAACATCTCCAACATCATCGTGCAGAACAGCTACGTGCTGATCCTCGCGATCGGGATGATCCTGGTGATCATCTCCGGGCACATCGACCTGTCCGCCGGGTCGGTGGTCGCGATGACCGGCGCGGTGTCGGCGGTGCTGATGGTGAACTCGCACATGCCGTGGTTCTGGGCGGTGCTGATCACCCTCGTCGTGGGCGCGGCGATCGGCGCGTGGCAGGGCTACTGGGTCGCCTACTTCGGCATCCCGGCGTTCATCGTGACGCTGGCCGGCATGCTGGCGTTCCGGGCGCTCACCCTGTCGGTGCTGGGCAACCAGGGCATCGGCCCGTTCCCGGACGCGATCCGCACGCTGTCCAACGGCTTCACCGACGGCTACCTCGGCAACATCGGCCTCGGCCCGCTCGGCGGCGCCGACCTGGTTTCGCTGCTCGCCGGCGTCGCCGCGGTGGCCGGGATCGTGTTCACCCAGTGGCGCAAGCGCATGGGCAGGCTGGGCTACGGCCAGGACGTCGACCCGTTCGGCGTCTTCGTGCTGAAGCTCGCCGGGATCGCGGTGCTGGTGCTCGCGCTGGTCGTGCAGCTCGCGCGGTTCAAGAACCTGCCGTGGGTGCTCATCCTGCTGGCGGCGCTGGTGCTCGGCTACTCGCTCGTGGCCGGGAAGTCGGTGTTCGGCAGGCACATCTACGCCGTGGGCGGCAACCTGCAGGCCGCGACGCTTTCGGGCGTCAAGGTCAAGCAGGTGACGTTCTGGATCTTCGTCAACATGGGCGTCCTGGCTGCCCTGGCGGGCATCATCTTCGCCGGCCGGCTCAACCAGGCGGGCCCGACGGCGGGCGTCAACTTCGAGCTGGACGCGATCGCGGCGGCGTTCATCGGCGGTGCGGCGGTCCAGGGCGGGGTCGGCAAGGTGGTCGGCGCGATCACCGGTGGCCTGATCATGGCGGTGATCAACAACGGCATGTCGCTGATCGGCGCGCCGAGCGAGCGGGTGATGCTCGTGAAGGGCGTCGTGCTGCTGGCCGCGGTGGCCTACGACATCTGGACGAAACGCCGCGCGGCTTCCTGA
- a CDS encoding glycoside hydrolase family 12 protein, whose protein sequence is MHKVVRSLVVSLIAAASVATSAGVASAATWSSSDKWATWSNGGYTIRNDVWGSGAGPQTIWANSYSNWGVWSDQPNTGGVKSYPHSAKNVGKRLSALGYVSSSFNVNRPGSGAYETAYDIWADNNAYETMLWMNRQGAVGPLGTKQTTATVGGHTWDVYKGSNGSNAVFSFVRTSGTNAGTVDVLAVLNWIKARGWFGDVTLGEVQFGFEITSSAGGLNFTSNSYSVTNS, encoded by the coding sequence ATGCACAAAGTCGTGCGTTCCCTTGTGGTTTCCCTGATCGCGGCCGCTTCGGTGGCCACTTCGGCCGGTGTGGCTTCGGCGGCGACGTGGTCGTCGTCGGACAAATGGGCGACCTGGTCCAATGGCGGCTACACCATCCGCAACGACGTCTGGGGCAGTGGTGCCGGCCCGCAGACGATCTGGGCGAATTCGTATTCCAACTGGGGTGTCTGGTCGGATCAGCCCAACACCGGCGGCGTGAAGTCGTACCCGCATTCGGCGAAGAACGTCGGCAAGCGGCTCAGCGCGCTCGGGTACGTGTCGAGCAGCTTCAACGTCAACCGGCCCGGCAGTGGCGCGTACGAGACCGCGTACGACATCTGGGCGGACAACAACGCCTACGAAACGATGCTGTGGATGAACAGGCAGGGCGCGGTCGGCCCGCTGGGCACCAAGCAGACGACGGCGACGGTCGGCGGCCACACCTGGGACGTCTACAAGGGATCGAACGGGTCGAACGCGGTGTTCTCGTTCGTCCGCACGTCCGGCACGAACGCGGGCACGGTGGACGTCCTGGCGGTGCTGAACTGGATCAAGGCACGCGGCTGGTTCGGCGACGTGACCCTCGGCGAAGTCCAGTTCGGCTTCGAGATCACCTCGTCGGCCGGCGGGCTGAACTTCACGTCGAACAGCTACTCCGTCACGAACTCCTGA
- the chvE gene encoding multiple monosaccharide ABC transporter substrate-binding protein encodes MKFIRGIAGIAAAGLVLTLSACGSSQKTADQAAASSASAAGGLVGVTMPTKSSERWIHDGDNIKAALEKLGYQVDLQYAENDIPTQVNQIENQITKGAKLLVIASIDGTAITTQLQEAADKKIPVIAYDRLIRNSPNVDYYATFDNFKVGVEQANSLVKGLGDGPGPFNVELFAGSPDDNNATFFFNGAMSVLKPLMDSGKLVVKSGQTDFARAAILRWDPATAQRRMEDLLTKTYTGGAKVQGVLSPYDGLSIGILSALKSNGYGTAGQPYPIVTGQDAEVASVKSIIAGEQYSTVFKDTRKLADTTVKMADAVLKGGKPEVNNTKDYDNGKKVVPSYLLQPVTVDKTNYQKELVDSGYYTAGQLK; translated from the coding sequence ATGAAGTTCATCAGAGGAATCGCGGGGATCGCCGCCGCGGGTCTCGTGCTGACGCTGTCGGCGTGCGGCTCGAGCCAGAAGACGGCGGACCAGGCGGCGGCGTCGAGCGCGAGCGCGGCGGGCGGCCTGGTGGGTGTCACCATGCCGACGAAGTCGTCGGAACGCTGGATCCACGACGGCGACAACATCAAGGCCGCCCTGGAGAAGCTCGGCTACCAGGTCGACCTGCAGTACGCCGAGAACGACATCCCCACCCAGGTCAACCAGATCGAGAACCAGATCACCAAGGGCGCCAAGCTCCTGGTCATCGCCTCGATCGACGGCACCGCCATCACCACCCAGCTGCAGGAAGCCGCGGACAAGAAGATCCCGGTCATCGCCTACGACCGGCTGATCCGCAACTCGCCGAACGTCGACTACTACGCCACCTTCGACAACTTCAAGGTCGGCGTCGAGCAGGCGAACTCGCTGGTCAAGGGCCTCGGCGACGGGCCGGGACCGTTCAACGTCGAGCTGTTCGCCGGTTCCCCGGACGACAACAACGCGACCTTCTTCTTCAACGGCGCAATGTCGGTCCTCAAGCCGCTGATGGACAGCGGCAAGCTGGTGGTCAAGAGCGGTCAGACCGACTTCGCCCGCGCGGCCATCCTGCGCTGGGACCCGGCCACCGCGCAGCGGCGCATGGAGGACCTGCTCACCAAGACCTACACCGGCGGCGCGAAGGTCCAGGGCGTGCTCTCGCCGTACGACGGCCTGTCGATCGGCATCCTGTCGGCGCTGAAGAGCAACGGCTACGGCACCGCCGGCCAGCCGTACCCGATCGTCACCGGGCAGGACGCCGAGGTCGCCTCGGTCAAGTCCATCATCGCCGGTGAGCAGTACTCGACGGTCTTCAAGGACACCCGCAAGCTCGCCGACACCACCGTCAAGATGGCCGACGCGGTGCTCAAGGGCGGCAAGCCCGAGGTCAACAACACCAAGGACTACGACAACGGCAAGAAGGTCGTCCCGTCCTACCTGCTGCAGCCGGTCACCGTGGACAAGACGAACTACCAGAAGGAACTCGTCGACTCCGGCTACTACACGGCAGGTCAGCTGAAATGA
- the araB gene encoding ribulokinase, which translates to MGEPLTVGVDFGTLSGRAVVVRVRDGAELGSAVFEYPHAVLDETLPATGRALPPDWALQVPSDYVGVLRNAVPAALRDAGADPGDVIGVATDFTACTMVPTTADGTPLCELPEFAGNPHAYVKLWKHHSAQPQADRINELARARGEKWLPRYGGLISSEWEFAKALQVLEEAPEVYAAMRHWVEAADWIVWQLTGNYVRNACTAGYKGILQDGQYPSRDFLRELAPGFETFVADKLEHPLGRLGSRAGSLTAEAAAWTGLPEGIAVAVGNVDAHVTAPAAQAVEPGQMVAIMGTSTCHVMNGAELREVPGMCGVVDGGIVPGLWGYEAGQSGVGDIFGWFTEHFAHDGHEQLTRLAARQEIGEHGLVALDWHSGNRSVLVDHELSGVIVGQTLATRPEDVYRALLEATAFGTRKIIETFTAAGVPVTELIIAGGLVKNALLMQIYADVTNLPLSVIGSGQGPALGSAIHAAVAAGAYPDVRAAAAVMGSVERAVYRPEPAHVAAYDELYAEYTTLHDYFGRGGNDVMHRLAARRRAVAKGRS; encoded by the coding sequence GTGGGAGAACCACTCACCGTCGGCGTCGACTTCGGCACGCTGTCGGGCCGCGCGGTGGTCGTGCGGGTCCGTGACGGTGCGGAACTCGGTTCCGCCGTTTTCGAGTACCCGCACGCGGTGCTCGACGAGACGCTGCCCGCCACCGGCCGCGCGCTGCCGCCGGACTGGGCGCTGCAGGTGCCGTCGGACTACGTCGGGGTGCTCCGCAACGCCGTACCGGCGGCGCTGCGGGACGCCGGGGCCGACCCGGGCGACGTCATCGGCGTCGCCACCGACTTCACCGCGTGCACCATGGTCCCGACGACCGCCGACGGCACGCCGCTGTGCGAGCTGCCGGAGTTCGCAGGCAACCCGCACGCGTACGTGAAGCTGTGGAAGCACCACTCGGCACAGCCCCAGGCCGACCGGATCAACGAGCTGGCCCGCGCCCGCGGCGAAAAGTGGCTGCCGCGCTACGGCGGGCTGATCTCGTCCGAGTGGGAGTTCGCCAAGGCCCTCCAGGTGCTCGAAGAGGCACCGGAGGTCTACGCGGCGATGCGCCACTGGGTCGAGGCGGCGGACTGGATCGTCTGGCAGCTGACCGGGAACTACGTCCGCAACGCCTGCACCGCCGGTTACAAGGGCATCCTGCAGGACGGGCAGTACCCGAGCCGGGACTTCCTCCGTGAGCTGGCGCCGGGCTTCGAGACCTTCGTGGCCGACAAGCTCGAACACCCGCTGGGCCGGCTCGGGTCCCGCGCCGGCTCGCTCACCGCCGAGGCCGCCGCCTGGACCGGGCTGCCCGAGGGCATCGCGGTCGCCGTCGGCAACGTCGACGCGCACGTCACCGCGCCCGCCGCCCAGGCCGTCGAGCCCGGGCAGATGGTGGCGATCATGGGCACCTCGACCTGCCACGTGATGAACGGCGCCGAACTGCGCGAAGTCCCCGGCATGTGCGGCGTGGTCGACGGCGGGATCGTTCCCGGGCTCTGGGGCTACGAAGCGGGCCAGAGCGGCGTCGGCGACATCTTCGGGTGGTTCACCGAGCACTTCGCCCACGACGGGCACGAGCAGCTCACCCGGCTGGCCGCGCGGCAGGAGATCGGCGAACACGGCCTGGTCGCGCTCGACTGGCACAGCGGCAACCGGTCGGTCCTCGTCGACCACGAGCTGTCCGGCGTCATCGTCGGCCAGACCCTCGCCACCCGCCCCGAGGACGTCTACCGCGCGCTGCTGGAAGCCACGGCGTTCGGCACGCGGAAGATCATCGAGACGTTCACCGCCGCCGGCGTCCCGGTCACCGAGCTGATCATCGCGGGCGGCCTGGTGAAGAACGCGCTGCTCATGCAGATCTACGCCGACGTCACCAACCTCCCGCTGTCGGTCATCGGCTCCGGGCAGGGACCCGCGCTCGGCTCGGCCATCCACGCGGCCGTCGCCGCCGGGGCCTACCCGGACGTCCGCGCGGCCGCCGCGGTCATGGGCTCGGTCGAGCGGGCGGTGTACCGGCCCGAGCCCGCGCACGTCGCCGCCTACGACGAGCTGTACGCCGAGTACACGACGCTGCACGACTACTTCGGCCGCGGCGGCAACGATGTCATGCACCGCCTGGCCGCCCGCCGCCGAGCTGTCGCGAAAGGACGGTCCTGA